The nucleotide window CGATCGGCCGGTACACGTCGCGTGGGCGGATCTTGATGTGACGCCGCGGATCGTGGGTGCTGAACGTGCCGCGGACCGGGTCTTTCTGGGCGGGCGGCAGCGACTCCCACACTTCGTTGAGATCGATGAAGTAGGTACCGCGGTCGTGTCCGGGCACGGCTAGCGGCAACACCATCGAGAACGCGAAAGGTTCCGGCATGAACATGTAGTCGATATGCCAGAACGCACCGGTTCTGGGTACTCCGTGGCCCTCCTCGGTCGACGAAACAAAGATCTCCGGATGCTGCTTGTGATGGTAAATCGGCTCGTAGTAGGGCACTATTTCGCCGATTATTCTGCCGAGTTTGATGAATTCTTCAGGGGTCGGCTGAACATCTTTGAGAACGACGAGCTTGTTCTTGTAGACGATGTCGCGGATCTCATCGGTCGACACATCGTCGAGGTTCTTGGGGTCGATCCCGGTGACCTGCGCTCCGAGTCCCTCGCCTTTTACATTGAGCGTCATCGGCCCCGTTCTCCTTGCTGGTTTGTGCCTGTTTGGTGCCCGTTTGGTGCTGCTTGGTCAGCTGGTGAAGCCCGATCCGTGCCGACGCCGGGGTGCGGCACACAACGTCTTTTGCAATCCCTGGCGGTGACGATCCAGTGGTACCTCCTTGGTGCGGCCTCGGGCGCAGTCGGCGCAGACGGCGCAGACGACGAGCGCCAGCTACAGGATCAGTCGGACACGGTGACGAAAAGTTCCCCTAGCCGTGCCCCCGGGTTTCCTCGGCGTCGGTTGTCCAGGTGGCGGGGAGCAGTGGCACGGCGGTGGTGGCGGAGTCGCGCGATTGCTCGACGATGCCGGCGGGAGCACCGGCGGCCGCCGGTGCGGCCCCCGTGAAGCCGATGACGCCGGCTCCCCGACCACTTGCCACCTGCGGGGTGGATGCCGGGCAGTCGGCGGCGTCGACGGTGACGGTTGAGTCCAGGAATTCGTCACGGTAGCCGCGTATCCCGGTGCCGTCCTTGCCGTGTCTGCTGCGCCGGGCGTGCAGGGAGCCCGACCGCGCCGCCGCGGCGACTCCGACGGTGTCGGAGGCGGTGGCGGAGGCTTTGGCGCCGGCCCTGGGGCCGAAGCCAATCCCGGGTGGCGCCAGGCCAGGCACGGCGTAGCTGATCGCCGCCGATGGTGCCGAGCCGCTGGCTGGCGCCGAGACGGGCGTGCTCGGTGAGGGGTGGGCGGCCTGTGAGCTCAAGGCGGAAACAGCCGGTGCCGGCGGCGTCAGCCCGACGGCCACCTGGGAGCCACCGTGCCGGGCCGCGGAGGGCGCCGCGGTGCCGGGACCTTCCGCCGCCACCGGCGCGTGGTTCAGCAGCACCGCCAGCGCACTCAGCGCGCTCAAGGCGCTCAACGCGGGGGTGAAAAAGGGGAGCAGCAACAGCGAGTAGGAGGCGTAGTAGGGGTACCAAAGGACGTCGTACAAGAACAATGCAATGACAGCCAGCACGACCGTAACGGCGGGGCTGAAGCCGAATTGTTGAAAAAACTCCAGAAAGTACTTGTAGGGATCGGCGATAAAATCCAGGATGTCCCTGATCAGCTGCCCAATGGAGGCGAAGATGTCCTGGGCGGCACTGGGGGCTTCGCCGCCGGGGGCGAGGATCGGGGGCGCCGGCCGGGTGACCGGTATCGCCGACGTCGCGGCTTCGGTGCTGGCCTGGTAGGCGGCCATGGTGTCGGCGGCTTGAACCCACATGCGCACGTAATCCGCCTCGTTGACGGCAATCGGGACGGTGTTGATGCCGAAGAAGTTGGTGGCGAGCAAGACGGCATGAACGGCGTGGTTGGCCGCCAGCTCGGCCAGGCTGGGCATGGCGGCCAGGGCGCCACCGTAGGCCGCGGCAGCGGCTAGGTGCTGCGCGGCGGCGAGCGCGCTATCGATCGACGCTTGCTCGAGCCAGGCCAGGTAGGGGCCGTGCGCGGCCACATACTCGGTGGCGGCGGTTCCCTGCCAGCTCCCGGCCGCCACCTCGGCCAGCAGCTGGGTCAACTCCGTCGCTGCCGCACCGTATTGGCTGCTGAGCTCTTGCCACTGGGCGGCGGCAGCAAGCAACGAGCCCGGACCCTGTCCGGCGCTCAACAGGGCCGAGTGCACCTCGGGAGGAATAGCCATCCATATCGCGGCTGTCAGGATTCACCGTCTCCTTGCCTGTCCTTGCGTGTCCTTGCGTGCGAGTGCGCGACGGCTACGGACTCGCAACCGCTTCGCAGCGCCTGGGGGTTAGTCGGAAACGACGGGGAGAAAGTTCCATCATGACCCGAAAGGCCTCGGCAAGCCCGGAAGGGACCTGGCGCGGCTGAGGCTGGACCTCATCTCGGGTCGGCCTGACGTGGCCAGCGTGGGCAGGTCAATTCCTTTGCACTGCAGTGCTATTGGCGAGAAGTCCGATACCTGCGGCCGGCCCGCCACTGGCCGGCGGGCGTCGGAACCACTCGCTATATAGTGCACCCATGCCTGTCATCGACGCTCGTCATCTCGACGGCATATCGGAGACCGCGCTGCTGACCCTGCACCAGCGAGCGACGGAAGCTGCCCGTCCCGACGGCATCATCGACGACCCCATGGCCATCGTCCTGCGCGACAACATCGGCTACGACTACGACCACTTCGGTCGGACCCACCAAGCTACCGCGCTGCGCGCGTTGGCCTTCGACGACGGCTCGCGTGAATATTTGGGCACGCATCCGGGTGCCACCGTGGTCGCGTTGGCGGAGGGGTTACAGACCAGCTTCTGGCGCCTCGACAACGGCGAGCTGAGTTGGCTCTCGGTGGATCTTGAGCCAATCGTGTGGCTGCGCCAGCAACTGCTACCGGTATCGACACGATTACGCCATTGCGCTCAGTCGGCGCTGTGCTACTCCTGGATGGACCAGGTCGACGATGCCAACGGCGTATTGATTACCGCCGAGGGACTTTTCCAATACCTGCAGCGCGACGTCGTTGTCGACCTGATCGCCGCCTGCGCCAATCGCTTTTCCGGGGGCCGACTGATCTTTGACAGCATCCCGTGGCTGTTGAGCGAATATTCGCAACGACGCGGCTTCAAGCTCAGCAAGTACTACACGGCGCCCCCGATGCCGTTCTCGTTCACCGCCAATCAGTACGACGAACTACGCGCTATCGCTGGCGTCCGTAGGGTGCGCGAGTTGCCCGCGCCACCCGGGCGTGGCGCATTGCTGCGGTGGGGCCTTCCGCTGGCGTACCGGCTGCCG belongs to Mycobacterium basiliense and includes:
- the scoE gene encoding (3R)-3-[(carboxymethyl)amino]fatty acid oxygenase/decarboxylase, translated to MTLNVKGEGLGAQVTGIDPKNLDDVSTDEIRDIVYKNKLVVLKDVQPTPEEFIKLGRIIGEIVPYYEPIYHHKQHPEIFVSSTEEGHGVPRTGAFWHIDYMFMPEPFAFSMVLPLAVPGHDRGTYFIDLNEVWESLPPAQKDPVRGTFSTHDPRRHIKIRPRDVYRPIGEVWDEINRTTPPIKWPTVIRHPKTAEEILYICATGTTSIEDRDGTPLDPTVLQELMAATGQLDPDYKSPFIHTQHYEVGDIVLWDNRVLMHRAKHGTATGTLTTHRLTMLDGLATPGYAV
- a CDS encoding PPE family protein, which translates into the protein MAIPPEVHSALLSAGQGPGSLLAAAAQWQELSSQYGAAATELTQLLAEVAAGSWQGTAATEYVAAHGPYLAWLEQASIDSALAAAQHLAAAAAYGGALAAMPSLAELAANHAVHAVLLATNFFGINTVPIAVNEADYVRMWVQAADTMAAYQASTEAATSAIPVTRPAPPILAPGGEAPSAAQDIFASIGQLIRDILDFIADPYKYFLEFFQQFGFSPAVTVVLAVIALFLYDVLWYPYYASYSLLLLPFFTPALSALSALSALAVLLNHAPVAAEGPGTAAPSAARHGGSQVAVGLTPPAPAVSALSSQAAHPSPSTPVSAPASGSAPSAAISYAVPGLAPPGIGFGPRAGAKASATASDTVGVAAAARSGSLHARRSRHGKDGTGIRGYRDEFLDSTVTVDAADCPASTPQVASGRGAGVIGFTGAAPAAAGAPAGIVEQSRDSATTAVPLLPATWTTDAEETRGHG
- a CDS encoding class I SAM-dependent methyltransferase; the encoded protein is MPVIDARHLDGISETALLTLHQRATEAARPDGIIDDPMAIVLRDNIGYDYDHFGRTHQATALRALAFDDGSREYLGTHPGATVVALAEGLQTSFWRLDNGELSWLSVDLEPIVWLRQQLLPVSTRLRHCAQSALCYSWMDQVDDANGVLITAEGLFQYLQRDVVVDLIAACANRFSGGRLIFDSIPWLLSEYSQRRGFKLSKYYTAPPMPFSFTANQYDELRAIAGVRRVRELPAPPGRGALLRWGLPLAYRLPGLSRLRAPVTSVEFG